The sequence CCGCCTTTGTTGCTAGCGTTGAACGTCTATCTACTCTTAAAGTTTTCCTAGACAATCCTAAAGTAATTGCCGAAAAAGATATCTTAACCTGTCCTACTATTAGCACCATTAAACAAGATAAGCTGGCTCTTAAAAACCTGACTCTGCAAACTCCTAACTATCAAAGAACTTTGGTGAGCAATCTCTCGATTGACTTGCCAAAAGGGGAAGGACTGCTGATTATGGGTACTAGTGGCTGTGGCAAAAGTTCTATCTTAAGAGCGATCGCTGGATTATGGAACTCTGGTACAGGCGCGATTTATCGTCCAGATCTCTCGCAAATGATCTTTCTCCCGCAAAAGCCATACATGATCCTGGGGACTCTCCGCAGTCAGTTAATTTATCCCCATGATGATTTAGAAGTTTCCGATTATCAGCTTAATCATGCTTTGGCAGCCGTCAACCTAGCCGATCTAGCCACACGTTCTGGTGGTTTGGAGGTCGAAAAAGACTGGGATGAGATCTTATCTTTGGGAGAACAACAAAGATTAGCCTTCGCGAGAATTTTGGTCAATAAACCACGTTATGTAATTCTTGATGAAGCCACCAGTGCCTTAGATATTAATAATGAGGCAGGCCTTTATCAACATCTGCTCAACACCAAGACTACTTTTATCAGCGTCGGTCATCGTTCCAGTTTAATTAGGTATCACCGTTGGTTATTAGAAATGCAGGAAGGGGAACAGTGGAAATTACAGGAAGCAAATATGAAGTAAGAAGTCACAAGTCACAAGAGGCAAGGCACTGCCTTGCCCGTACTCAGGAGTCAGGAGTCAGAAGCGTTATCCTGTTTGTATCCCTGCATTTTTTGCAGCTACACTTTTAGCAACTACTGGGTTGCTGCTGTTGTGGCAGATAAATCATCGAGGAATTGTTGGCGGTTAAATTGATAACCAGCACCCAAAAAATCGATTAATCTCTCGGTGTCTTCTAAAGCGTTTTGCAAACAGGTAGACGCACCAGGAGAAGGAGTAATATTAAATATAATGCGATCGCCAATAATCTTAGCTTCCCCCATTTCTAATGCCTGGGTATTGAGGTTAACTATCTGAGGTCGAACTCCACCATATCCTTTAGCATAGGTAAGATCCTTCAGCTTAATTGAGGGAATTATCTTTTTTACTTCCTTAATAAATAGTCTTTTGCCAATAATCGGAAAGTCGTAAATAAAATTTAGGGCAATGTATTGGAAAATAGTCGGGTCAGATAATATTTTGGTAAAGCTTAAAATAGCCTTGATGCTTAAACCCGCCGTTTGGAAATATTCAATGATGCTGCCGTAATTGTGACGTTCTAACATTGGCAGTACTTTAGCAGTTGGCCCGAAACGGGCGATCGCGCGATCGTGAACTTCGGGATCGCCATGAATGGCCGCAAAAGGCAGCTTTTGACGCTGTACAGTGTAAATCTTGCCATTGAGTAATCCAGGGGCAAAATAGAAGCTTCCCGCCACGCTAAGCAAAGCATAATCTAGACCATAACCCAATGATTTAGCGAATAGCAGACTGTGCGCTCCTGCTGCTACTAAAACTACTTTAGCTTGAATAATTTTCTCTTTGGTTTTAATTTGGTATTGGTCATCTTGCTTGATTATTTGCTTAACTTTAGTATCAAACAGCAGGTCAATATTACGCTCAGAACTAGCTTGAGAATTGGCGACAAATGATTGAGCCAAACGATTATAGTCTACGGTGTAGCCTTGATTGGTGAATAGGGCAATCACTGCTTCGTTGATATCTCTACCGACCAAAACCTTTGGTTCTTGGGCTGCTATTTCTGTTTTGTCTAGCAGTTTTAAATCGGGAAAAAGCTGTTTGAATTGTTGATATCGATCTTGTAATTTACTAACCTGTTCTGCACCAACTCCTAAGACCATTTTGTGGTACTTAGTATAGATTTCGCGCTGTCTATCTTTAGTCAGCAAATAGTTTTTGACTAAGCTTGCTCCAGCATTAACTTTCTTTGCCTTGGCTAAAGTGTAGTTAGTTTCAATGTCGCCAAAATGAAGAGTTTGGCTATTGCTATTGGTAAAAGAATTAACTAAAGCTACATCAGCTTCTTTCTCGATCAGGGCAATACGCTTAATGTTGGTATAGTTACTTAGAGTATAAAGCAGTGCCGTACCACAAACCCCACCACCGATGATAACAACTTCATAGGTATTACTATCCATAATATATTTTCTAAGTCAAGAGTAACTAAACGATCGCTTGTTGGTGGTTGATTATTACCAGCTGTTATGGGTTTATTTTACTAGATCCTAAGTCACAGTAGATGATGTTTACGTCATTACTTGAATCAGCAACGCCTAATACTTTAAGAGAGTTGCTGCGCTCGCTGGCAATACTGGCTCAGAAAACAAATATCCTTGTGCATACTGACACCCCAGCTCAATTAGCCTAGCGCACTGCGGTTCACTTTCAATTCCTTCAGCAATTAATTCTAGATCAAAAACCTCTGCCAGCTTAATAATTGTCTTAACTAACTCTAATTTATGACAATCGCTTTCTAGATCCTGAATAAAAGAGCGATCGATTTTCAAGGTATCTACGGGTAAACAGTGTAAATAACTCAAAGAGGAATAACCAGTCCCAAAATCATCCATCGATAGCTGAACTCCTAGGTCTTTTAACTTTTCAACTGTGGAGAGAACCAGCTCTATATTTTCGATAATTTCGCTTTCGGTGATCTCTAGCTTAAGACAAGCAGGATTTAAACCTGTTTCTTCGAGAATTTGAGCAATAATATCTCCTGCATAAGGTTGAGAAAACTGCTTTCCTGTAATGTTGACGCTCATAAACATCGACTTAGCCTGAAAATTTGTCTGCTGCCACAGAACCATCTGCGAACAAGCAGAACGCAACACCCACCAGCCAATTGGCGTGATCAGTCCTGTCTCTTCTGCCAGAGGAATAAAATCACTAGGAAAAATCAAACCCCGTTCGGGATGTTGCCAGCGAATTAAGGCTTCAAATCCAACTAGCTGACGATTCTCTAACTTAACAATGGGTTGATAATGCAATTCAAATTGCTTTTGCTCGATCGCTTGTCTCAAATCATCTTCTGACTTAGTTTTGGCTAAATTTTGTAGATATGCTTCAGATTCAAAAACTCGATTACACGCCTTGCCTTTAGCCTTAGCCTGGTTCATGGCAATTTCCGCATTTTGCAGCGATTTAACCAGATTATTAGCTGTATCTGCATCTGTCCACAAGCAATTACCCATAAGCTGTGGTGTAGCGATGCCGATGCTGATGCCGATCAAAATCGAATGTTCCGCCACCTCGATTGGTTTAGCAAACGCCTGCTGGATCCCAGCGGCAACTACTAAGGGATAATCCACCCCCTCGAAGCCAGCCAGCAAAATAGCAAATTCATCCCCACCAATACGCGCCACAAGATCTCTTGTTCGCAGACAAGATTTTAGCTTACTGACAATTTCCTTCAATAGGCGATCGCCTATTGAGTGACCAAAATTATGATTGACATTTTTAAATCGGTCTAAATCTAGACATAAAACCCCAAACCGATAGTCTGGATGTTGCTTTAGCTCGGATAGCTCTCTCAGTTTGGCGATGAAAAGCTGACGATTTGGTAATTTTGTTAGCTGGTCGTAATCTGCCACATAATCTAGCTGGGCTTTAATTTGTTTTTGTTCGCTAATGTCAGTTTGAGAGCCAATCAAACTAGTCACTACTCCTCGAACATTTTTGACTGCCAAACATTTACAGTGCATGAAACGATACTGTCCGTCTCGATGCAGCAAAGAATATTCCATTTCAAAGCAATCAGTTTGTCCCTGTCTACAGGCTGCCAGATTTTGCCTTAGTTTTTCCCGCTCTGCGGGATGAACCCTAACCAACCACTCTAAAGGATTATTTTTAATCTCTCTATCAGTGCATCCTACCATTAACTTCCAGCGATCAGAGTAATCAATGCGATCGGAACTTAAATCCCATGACCAAATACCATCGTTAGTTACTTGAAGAGTCAAAGCGTGTC comes from Coleofasciculaceae cyanobacterium and encodes:
- a CDS encoding EAL domain-containing protein, producing MKHSTVENSFDSDFALLVDNELKDRSVIAIVQQESAREKKLLQQLKDSEQRHALTLQVTNDGIWSWDLSSDRIDYSDRWKLMVGCTDREIKNNPLEWLVRVHPAEREKLRQNLAACRQGQTDCFEMEYSLLHRDGQYRFMHCKCLAVKNVRGVVTSLIGSQTDISEQKQIKAQLDYVADYDQLTKLPNRQLFIAKLRELSELKQHPDYRFGVLCLDLDRFKNVNHNFGHSIGDRLLKEIVSKLKSCLRTRDLVARIGGDEFAILLAGFEGVDYPLVVAAGIQQAFAKPIEVAEHSILIGISIGIATPQLMGNCLWTDADTANNLVKSLQNAEIAMNQAKAKGKACNRVFESEAYLQNLAKTKSEDDLRQAIEQKQFELHYQPIVKLENRQLVGFEALIRWQHPERGLIFPSDFIPLAEETGLITPIGWWVLRSACSQMVLWQQTNFQAKSMFMSVNITGKQFSQPYAGDIIAQILEETGLNPACLKLEITESEIIENIELVLSTVEKLKDLGVQLSMDDFGTGYSSLSYLHCLPVDTLKIDRSFIQDLESDCHKLELVKTIIKLAEVFDLELIAEGIESEPQCARLIELGCQYAQGYLFSEPVLPASAATLLKY
- a CDS encoding FAD-dependent oxidoreductase — translated: MDSNTYEVVIIGGGVCGTALLYTLSNYTNIKRIALIEKEADVALVNSFTNSNSQTLHFGDIETNYTLAKAKKVNAGASLVKNYLLTKDRQREIYTKYHKMVLGVGAEQVSKLQDRYQQFKQLFPDLKLLDKTEIAAQEPKVLVGRDINEAVIALFTNQGYTVDYNRLAQSFVANSQASSERNIDLLFDTKVKQIIKQDDQYQIKTKEKIIQAKVVLVAAGAHSLLFAKSLGYGLDYALLSVAGSFYFAPGLLNGKIYTVQRQKLPFAAIHGDPEVHDRAIARFGPTAKVLPMLERHNYGSIIEYFQTAGLSIKAILSFTKILSDPTIFQYIALNFIYDFPIIGKRLFIKEVKKIIPSIKLKDLTYAKGYGGVRPQIVNLNTQALEMGEAKIIGDRIIFNITPSPGASTCLQNALEDTERLIDFLGAGYQFNRQQFLDDLSATTAATQ